A single window of Granulicella mallensis MP5ACTX8 DNA harbors:
- a CDS encoding AsmA family protein, giving the protein MNDDETQRGTEPERAAVNRSPRWWRRRWVQVTLTAVVVVLVGLVIGAAYVIHNEEPLVRGRVVAALSQRFNSPVELDKLNISLLQGIEVHGRGLRIRYIAGPTAPDHESNVPMLSVASFTFRTNFTELLHQPMRVEHVSVEGMELHIPPANQRGPLIHHDDPGATPTKVTFLVDRIYCKDVKLFIETSKPGKDPLEFDIQKLILTDVGATQPFAYEADLTNPRPLGQIHATGHFGPWASAEPRDSPLDGDYSFSHADLNTIKGIGGMLSSTGHFSGQLGNITADGTTDTPDFSLDVSNHPVPLHTTFHAYIDGSTGDTTLDPVQAHLLHSDFTARGKVQMIHGQGHDIALDVDMPHARIEDMLELGVKTDPPLMHGALTLKTKLHIPPGHVRVAQKVELAGNFAIHSVGFSNPKVQDRVDSMSMRAQGKPQEAGAAGKDRQAEVQSEMTAHFNLGHGVITVNDLHYTIPGALVLLNGVYSMDGNLFEFKGHVRTDATASQMVSGWKSWLLKGVDPFLKKNGAGLELPISISGTKGDVNFGLALNGTSNETPEQMKADLKAKAAARKGLPQPPKH; this is encoded by the coding sequence ATGAACGACGATGAGACGCAGCGTGGTACCGAGCCCGAACGGGCCGCAGTGAACAGATCGCCGCGCTGGTGGCGCAGGCGATGGGTACAGGTGACACTGACGGCTGTGGTGGTCGTCCTGGTAGGGCTTGTGATCGGTGCGGCCTACGTCATCCATAATGAGGAGCCTCTCGTCCGCGGACGTGTGGTAGCGGCACTGAGCCAGCGCTTCAACTCGCCGGTTGAACTGGATAAGCTAAATATCTCCTTGCTGCAGGGGATTGAGGTGCATGGAAGAGGCCTGCGCATACGCTATATCGCGGGACCCACAGCGCCGGACCATGAAAGCAATGTGCCGATGCTTTCGGTAGCCAGCTTCACGTTCCGGACAAACTTCACGGAGCTGTTGCACCAACCGATGCGCGTCGAACATGTAAGCGTCGAAGGCATGGAACTGCACATTCCGCCTGCAAACCAGCGTGGACCCTTGATCCATCACGACGATCCAGGGGCTACGCCGACGAAGGTTACGTTCCTGGTAGACAGGATCTACTGCAAGGATGTGAAGCTCTTCATCGAGACGAGCAAGCCAGGGAAAGATCCCCTGGAGTTCGATATCCAGAAGCTCATCCTGACGGATGTCGGCGCAACTCAGCCGTTTGCGTATGAGGCAGATCTAACCAATCCCAGGCCCCTGGGGCAGATTCACGCCACCGGACACTTTGGCCCCTGGGCCAGCGCGGAGCCGCGCGACAGTCCGCTGGACGGTGACTACAGCTTCAGCCACGCCGACCTGAACACGATCAAAGGCATCGGCGGAATGCTGTCGTCAACGGGGCACTTCAGTGGACAGCTTGGGAACATCACGGCCGACGGAACGACGGATACGCCGGATTTTTCGCTGGATGTCAGCAATCATCCGGTGCCGCTGCATACGACGTTCCATGCCTATATCGACGGCTCCACAGGCGACACGACGCTCGATCCGGTGCAGGCCCATCTCCTGCACTCGGACTTTACCGCTCGGGGTAAAGTGCAGATGATTCACGGGCAGGGGCACGACATCGCGCTCGATGTGGACATGCCCCATGCGCGCATCGAGGACATGCTGGAACTCGGGGTGAAGACCGATCCTCCACTGATGCACGGTGCCCTGACGCTGAAGACGAAGCTGCACATTCCGCCCGGGCACGTGCGTGTGGCGCAGAAGGTAGAACTGGCAGGGAACTTTGCGATTCATAGCGTGGGATTCAGCAATCCCAAGGTGCAGGACCGAGTGGACTCGATGAGCATGCGCGCCCAGGGCAAGCCCCAGGAGGCCGGTGCGGCGGGCAAAGATCGTCAGGCCGAGGTGCAATCGGAGATGACCGCGCACTTCAACCTGGGGCATGGCGTGATTACCGTGAACGATCTGCACTACACGATTCCGGGAGCGTTGGTGCTGCTGAACGGCGTCTACTCCATGGATGGCAATCTGTTCGAGTTCAAGGGCCACGTCCGCACCGATGCGACGGCCTCGCAGATGGTGTCGGGCTGGAAGTCCTGGCTGTTGAAGGGAGTCGATCCGTTTTTGAAGAAGAATGGAGCCGGCCTGGAGTTGCCGATATCGATTAGCGGCACAAAGGGTGATGTAAATTTTGGGCTGGCACTGAATGGCACCTCGAATGAAACTCCCGAGCAGATGAAGGCGGATTTGAAGGCGAAGGCTGCAGCCCGGAAAGGTTTACCGCAACCTCCGAAGCATTGA
- a CDS encoding LOG family protein, which yields MPNTLDPKHSAENPNPLESAPLAYENDEFLNSPDGRMLRIMAEYSEPMARFRRERIQDTVVFFGSARFRAFDEASQQLELLENTGSTKLAPPEEQPARVGEPEEDTTELKHKRAEAAVEMARYYEDARTLARLMTEWSSKLPGRRHRFVVTSGGGPGIMEAANRGAWEAGGKTIGLNIKLPFEQMPNPYITPALNLNFHYFFMRKYWFAYLAKALVVFPGGFGTLDEMFELLTLAQTHKLAKKITVVIYGSSYWKNVINLELLAEKGAIGLKDMDLFEFADTPEEAFHILRDGLTMNHLDGESSGQRDEEPIPATPAPSAQELLGPDIAKTQS from the coding sequence ATGCCGAACACCCTCGATCCCAAGCACTCTGCGGAAAATCCGAACCCTCTTGAATCCGCGCCTCTCGCGTATGAGAACGACGAGTTTTTGAACTCGCCGGACGGCCGCATGCTGCGCATTATGGCCGAATACTCCGAGCCGATGGCGCGGTTTCGCCGGGAGCGCATCCAGGATACGGTCGTATTCTTCGGCTCGGCGCGGTTTCGAGCGTTTGACGAGGCCTCTCAGCAGCTCGAACTGCTGGAGAATACGGGTTCCACCAAGCTCGCTCCCCCGGAGGAGCAGCCCGCCCGCGTGGGTGAACCGGAGGAAGACACCACGGAGCTGAAGCACAAGCGCGCCGAGGCCGCGGTCGAGATGGCCCGTTACTACGAGGATGCGCGCACGCTGGCTCGGCTGATGACGGAGTGGTCGTCGAAGCTGCCGGGGCGCAGGCATCGTTTTGTGGTCACGTCGGGCGGCGGCCCAGGCATCATGGAGGCGGCCAACCGCGGCGCGTGGGAGGCCGGCGGCAAGACCATCGGGCTCAACATCAAGCTGCCTTTTGAGCAGATGCCGAACCCCTACATCACGCCCGCGTTGAACCTGAACTTCCACTACTTCTTCATGCGCAAGTATTGGTTTGCCTACCTAGCGAAGGCGCTGGTGGTCTTTCCGGGAGGCTTTGGAACGCTGGACGAGATGTTCGAGCTGCTGACCCTCGCTCAGACGCATAAGCTGGCGAAGAAGATTACGGTCGTCATCTACGGATCGAGCTACTGGAAGAACGTCATCAACCTCGAACTGCTCGCCGAAAAGGGAGCGATCGGGCTCAAGGATATGGACCTCTTCGAGTTTGCCGACACGCCGGAAGAGGCGTTCCACATTCTGCGCGATGGCCTCACGATGAACCACCTCGACGGGGAATCCTCTGGCCAGCGCGACGAGGAACCAATTCCAGCAACACCCGCTCCCAGCGCGCAGGAACTGCTTGGGCCCGATATCGCGAAGACGCAGTCTTAG